In Methanosarcina siciliae T4/M, one genomic interval encodes:
- the proB gene encoding glutamate 5-kinase: MNNLSLYQNRIVVKVGTSTLTNYIGKSDLRSFDRIACVLSDIQNMGHEVILVSSGAIAVGTNKLQMKTRPTSMRLKQAAAAVGQCSIMYLYDKFFNDYDKTIAQILLNAEDMEIEEKKENLINTFDALLEMGIIPVVNENDSVSYTEIESEDRLFGDNDMLSAVVAVLCRAQKLVILSDIDGLYDSDPRLHPNAKRIECINAIDEGVQSLAGGAGSRRGTGGMKTKLQAAKLATAQGIDTIITNGKNPSDLYEIVKGGSVGTLFVGKR; encoded by the coding sequence GTGAATAATTTGAGTTTGTATCAAAACAGAATTGTTGTCAAAGTAGGGACTTCTACCTTGACAAATTATATAGGGAAAAGCGATCTGCGTTCCTTTGACCGCATTGCCTGTGTACTGTCCGATATTCAGAACATGGGCCATGAAGTCATTTTAGTTTCATCTGGCGCGATTGCTGTGGGCACGAATAAGCTGCAAATGAAAACACGCCCAACGAGTATGCGTTTGAAGCAGGCTGCCGCTGCGGTAGGACAATGCAGCATTATGTACTTATACGACAAATTTTTCAATGACTACGACAAGACTATCGCACAGATTTTGTTGAACGCCGAGGATATGGAAATTGAGGAAAAGAAGGAAAATCTGATAAACACCTTTGACGCCTTGCTCGAAATGGGCATTATCCCGGTTGTAAATGAAAACGACTCGGTTAGCTATACCGAAATAGAATCGGAAGATAGACTGTTTGGCGATAACGATATGCTTTCTGCGGTTGTCGCAGTATTGTGCAGAGCGCAGAAACTCGTCATTCTGTCCGACATTGACGGCCTTTATGACAGCGATCCTCGCCTCCATCCCAACGCAAAACGGATAGAGTGTATCAACGCAATAGACGAGGGCGTGCAATCATTGGCCGGGGGAGCTGGTTCCCGGCGTGGTACAGGCGGTATGAAAACGAAACTGCAAGCCGCAAAGCTGGCAACTGCGCAGGGGATTGATACTATCATTACAAACGGCAAAAATCCGTCTGATCTGTATGAAATCGTCAAAGGGGGCAGCGTTGGTACGCTTTTTGTCGGTAAACGATAA
- a CDS encoding YbaK/EbsC family protein, whose protein sequence is MDDCVQINKALDMEMVKTLFLCNRKQTDFFLYVTTADKPFSAKEFSNALGISRVSFAPAYLMGKMLGTKIGATTVFSALLDKDNGVQIAFDKDVLAEEWYGCSDGTTTGFMKIKTSQIFHDFLTFTKHSPKIIHV, encoded by the coding sequence ATGGACGATTGCGTTCAGATTAATAAGGCGTTAGATATGGAAATGGTCAAGACGCTGTTTCTGTGCAACAGAAAGCAGACAGATTTTTTTCTTTATGTTACCACAGCAGACAAGCCGTTTAGCGCAAAGGAGTTCAGTAATGCATTGGGTATTTCCCGCGTTTCTTTTGCTCCTGCGTACTTGATGGGAAAGATGCTGGGAACAAAGATAGGTGCGACGACTGTTTTCAGCGCCTTATTGGATAAGGACAATGGGGTACAGATTGCTTTCGATAAAGACGTTCTTGCGGAAGAATGGTATGGGTGCAGCGACGGCACAACTACCGGGTTTATGAAAATCAAAACATCACAAATCTTCCATGATTTTCTGACGTTTACAAAACACTCTCCCAAGATTATTCACGTGTAG
- a CDS encoding LysR family transcriptional regulator → MDLNIQKYMAFVKTVEYGSFTKAAEVLNYSQSGISRMINDLEKEWSVSILERGRAGVRLTSDGLKLLPFAQNVCNEYQKLQVQVDELNGLKSGLIRIGTFSSVATHWLPNIIKEFQKDYPNIDYELLLGDYTEIESWISEGRVDCGFLRLPTHPEFETIFLEQDKLLVVLPEGHPMADCECFPVKALCDYPFMLLEKGAKAEISEIFEKCNIEPKVHFTTWDDYAIMSMVESGLGISILPELILQRIPYRIAIKELDIPAYRKIGLAMRDKKSASIAVKRFLDHLQYRNNSKKEKV, encoded by the coding sequence ATGGACTTGAACATTCAAAAATACATGGCTTTTGTCAAAACTGTTGAATATGGCAGCTTTACAAAGGCGGCAGAAGTATTGAACTACTCTCAATCCGGTATCAGCCGCATGATTAACGATTTGGAAAAGGAATGGAGCGTGTCGATTCTTGAACGTGGGCGCGCCGGTGTGCGCCTGACTTCCGATGGATTAAAATTATTGCCGTTTGCTCAAAATGTATGTAACGAATATCAGAAATTGCAGGTGCAAGTGGACGAACTGAACGGCTTGAAATCAGGGCTAATTCGGATTGGTACATTTTCAAGCGTAGCGACCCATTGGCTTCCGAATATCATCAAAGAGTTTCAAAAGGACTATCCTAATATTGATTACGAGCTTCTGTTGGGTGACTATACGGAAATTGAAAGCTGGATTTCCGAGGGGCGCGTGGATTGCGGTTTCCTCCGGCTTCCTACACACCCGGAGTTTGAAACGATTTTTTTGGAGCAGGATAAGCTGCTTGTTGTTTTGCCGGAAGGTCATCCGATGGCCGACTGCGAATGTTTTCCTGTAAAGGCGCTATGTGACTACCCTTTCATGCTTTTAGAAAAAGGCGCCAAGGCTGAAATATCGGAAATATTTGAAAAATGTAATATTGAACCAAAAGTACATTTTACGACATGGGATGATTATGCCATCATGTCAATGGTCGAAAGCGGATTGGGGATTAGTATTTTGCCGGAGCTTATTTTGCAGCGTATTCCATACCGAATTGCAATAAAGGAACTGGACATTCCGGCGTACCGTAAGATTGGTCTTGCAATGAGAGATAAAAAATCTGCATCGATTGCAGTTAAACGATTTTTAGACCATCTGCAATATAGGAACAACTCTAAGAAAGAAAAGGTATAG
- a CDS encoding dTDP-4-dehydrorhamnose 3,5-epimerase family protein, with the protein MQVKSMEDFNKLEKPRVQNIPGFYGEKPIEGVVVKDTKLFSDERGFLTELIRLDDEDLKAQDIKQIIASYSYPGMIKGWHLHSKQEDHLFCVSGMVKVVLYDYREDSPTYKVLNEIFMGDRYPRTVYIPPGVFHGTKNVGNDVSVVIGMPSLLYDPEDVDERRVNPISNNIIPYDWNCKME; encoded by the coding sequence ATGCAAGTGAAAAGTATGGAGGATTTTAATAAACTGGAAAAGCCAAGGGTCCAAAACATTCCAGGTTTTTATGGGGAAAAGCCCATTGAAGGTGTTGTTGTAAAGGATACTAAATTGTTTAGCGATGAGAGAGGCTTTTTGACCGAGCTCATACGTTTAGACGATGAGGATCTGAAAGCACAGGATATCAAGCAGATAATTGCTTCCTATTCTTACCCCGGAATGATAAAAGGCTGGCATCTTCACTCTAAACAGGAAGATCACCTATTTTGTGTAAGTGGAATGGTAAAAGTTGTCTTATATGACTATCGAGAAGATTCCCCTACATATAAAGTTTTAAATGAAATTTTTATGGGAGATAGATACCCACGTACAGTTTATATTCCACCGGGGGTTTTTCACGGTACAAAAAATGTAGGCAATGATGTATCTGTAGTGATAGGAATGCCTTCCCTACTATATGACCCTGAAGATGTTGACGAAAGGCGGGTTAATCCCATTTCCAATAATATTATTCCCTATGATTGGAACTGCAAAATGGAATGA
- a CDS encoding DUF1699 family protein, whose translation MKIRVVSSREEISTLNPNERIAHLTFRPSNKDIFELVESCPRIEVVQLPKSYMATISNSIKMFLQMQRIQLLEGDIWGHRKDINEYYIVPSSLIENIKEMKIEGKSTEEIEKQISGESKLNPEMVAYILAKEVPV comes from the coding sequence ATGAAAATTAGAGTAGTTAGTTCCAGAGAAGAAATCTCAACACTTAATCCTAATGAGCGTATCGCACACCTGACATTCAGGCCTTCGAACAAAGATATTTTTGAACTGGTAGAGAGTTGCCCGAGGATTGAGGTAGTCCAGTTGCCCAAATCTTATATGGCTACTATCTCTAATTCCATAAAAATGTTCCTTCAGATGCAAAGAATCCAGCTTCTCGAAGGAGATATCTGGGGGCACAGGAAAGATATAAACGAATATTATATAGTTCCGTCTTCATTGATTGAAAATATTAAGGAAATGAAAATCGAAGGCAAATCCACTGAGGAGATTGAGAAACAGATTTCAGGTGAGAGCAAGCTGAACCCCGAAATGGTTGCTTATATACTTGCAAAAGAAGTCCCTGTTTGA